The DNA window TACTATAACCCCATCCTTTAGGTATTCTGCACCAAGCGAAACAACCATCTCACCTTCACTAACACCGCTAACAGCAGTAAAAGTTCCATCAGATATAGAAGGTATAACATTTTTCTTAACAACTAAATATAAATTTTCTTCCTTTGAACCTATATTAGTCTGTATCAGTGTATAAACAACACTCTCTCCATTTATGTTTCTTATCGAAGTATTAGGAACATAACTAGTTTTATCTACTGTATCAACTAGAACCTTGACACTACAGAACATACCAGATATGAGTTTTCTATCAGAGTTATCAACTCTAACCTTTATCTTTAAAGTCCTTGTCCCTCTGTCAATCACAATATCAGTTGAATAGACATAGCCTACAAACTTTTCGTTAGGATAAGGTGTTACTTCTATGATCGCTTTGTCACCTCTTTTAACTTTTGTGATGTATGTCTCCGGAAGAAGAAGAACAACTTCCATAATTGTATCATTAACGATAGTAGCAATAGGTGTTGTCTGCGATACAAACTGTCCATCACTTACAAGTATATTACCAACCCTACCCGATATAGGTGAGCGAACCGGCGAAAGGTTGTAAGAAAAACCAACTAATGACCTATCTATATAAGCAACTGCCTGATCTCTTGATACATAACTACCTTCTCTCACTAGTATTCTAGCAACTTTTCCCGGAACATCCGGTAGTGCAAAAGCTTCTTCTATTCCCCTCATCTCGCCAGCCAAAGATATATACTTTTCTATCTTCCCAACCTTCACTTTCGTTCCTACTACTGTCACATCCAAGACTCGTTTATCCAAATTTCTTACATCACCAGAATTAGCACCAAAGTTGGCTAAGCTCATAGCCAATCTTATACCTACAACTACCGCAAGGACTATTGAGACAATTATTATTGCTATTCTTGTCTTACCCTTCATAAAATCCTCCTCACTTCTTTTCAGAAGTAAATAAAAAACCCTCACCAGTAAGTCTCTTAATGGTGAGTATATTATTCACATAACTTACCCAAGCACTAAGAAGATTAACCTCTGCTTGTTGATACGCAAGCTGAGCATCAATAAGATCAAGACTTGAAGCATTACCAAATCTGTATCTTGATGATATAATTTCTAATGACCTCCTAGCTTGCTGAACATTCGCTTCCTGTGCTTGGATATTTTGCAAACTCTCATTAAACCTTAACTTTGACTGCTCAAATTGAAGTAAAATCAAGTTTAGAGTATTAACATAATTATACTTCGCTTTTTCTATTGAGTAATCGGCACTCTCCATATTCGCATAACTCTTTGACACGGGAAGCAAGTCAGAGATTGGTATTGTCAATTGAACACCAGCATTCCAACTATCAACCCATACTCTCTCATTATCAAGATTATTCGTCTTCTTGAACTCATAGTTGAAGTTAAAGAATAAAGAAATAATAGGCTTATTAGAACCAAGAGAAATATCCTTTGAACTTTCGGAGACTTCAATAACCTTCCTCAATATCTTCAAATCAATATTATTTTCCATAACTTTCTTCTTCTCTTCGTCAAAGTTTATTGTAATATTTGAAAAATCTCTCTTTATGTAGTTTATATCTCCCTCAATCTCAACATTATCTATCTCTGAAACATCAATACCGAGTAATACTAGTAAGTTTGCTTTCTGTAGTTTAAGGTTATTCTGTGATGAGAAGAGATTAGGCTTGTTGTTAACAAGCTGAACTCTCGCCCTTATAAGCTCAAGGTCGGAGAATATTCCTGACCTAAAGTTTGCCTCGGCAATCCTAACATTTTCCTCAAGTCTCTTGTCAGTATCTATCGTTATCTTTGAAAACTCCTTAGCAAACAGATAATTATAATATGCTATTCTAACATTGTATATATACTCATTCAATGCTTTCTGATACTGAAGTTCAGCAAGCTCTTTGTTCTTAACTTGTAGTCTATATGCATTATACCCAACATCAAGCCCGAATGGTAGTAAATATGGAAGACGATACCCAACACTTATTCCAGCAGAATAATTATCCCAGAATGCATTAGTAACAGTTTTCTCTTCAACTTGAGGAGATACAACTACATTAGTTCCTATTATGTTAGTAACGAATTTAAATGTGCTAACTTTAGCCACAGCTCTCTCAAGCGTCACAGGGTCAAGTGTTGTAAATCTCAAAGTAGCATTAACACTAGGTAGTAACAGATCAGACAAAGCCCCCCTCATATTAGCATCAGCAGAAGCAACATCTAGCAGTTTGGCTCGTAGGTCCTTATTGTTTCTAAGACCTACATCTATTGCGTCTTCTAAACTTCTAATAACAACACCAGCAAAGACAATCTCTTGAGATAGAATTAAAGTTAGTAAAACTAAAATAAATCTCAT is part of the Spirochaetota bacterium genome and encodes:
- a CDS encoding efflux RND transporter periplasmic adaptor subunit encodes the protein MKGKTRIAIIIVSIVLAVVVGIRLAMSLANFGANSGDVRNLDKRVLDVTVVGTKVKVGKIEKYISLAGEMRGIEEAFALPDVPGKVARILVREGSYVSRDQAVAYIDRSLVGFSYNLSPVRSPISGRVGNILVSDGQFVSQTTPIATIVNDTIMEVVLLLPETYITKVKRGDKAIIEVTPYPNEKFVGYVYSTDIVIDRGTRTLKIKVRVDNSDRKLISGMFCSVKVLVDTVDKTSYVPNTSIRNINGESVVYTLIQTNIGSKEENLYLVVKKNVIPSISDGTFTAVSGVSEGEMVVSLGAEYLKDGVIVRVIEE
- a CDS encoding TolC family protein; translated protein: MRFILVLLTLILSQEIVFAGVVIRSLEDAIDVGLRNNKDLRAKLLDVASADANMRGALSDLLLPSVNATLRFTTLDPVTLERAVAKVSTFKFVTNIIGTNVVVSPQVEEKTVTNAFWDNYSAGISVGYRLPYLLPFGLDVGYNAYRLQVKNKELAELQYQKALNEYIYNVRIAYYNYLFAKEFSKITIDTDKRLEENVRIAEANFRSGIFSDLELIRARVQLVNNKPNLFSSQNNLKLQKANLLVLLGIDVSEIDNVEIEGDINYIKRDFSNITINFDEEKKKVMENNIDLKILRKVIEVSESSKDISLGSNKPIISLFFNFNYEFKKTNNLDNERVWVDSWNAGVQLTIPISDLLPVSKSYANMESADYSIEKAKYNYVNTLNLILLQFEQSKLRFNESLQNIQAQEANVQQARRSLEIISSRYRFGNASSLDLIDAQLAYQQAEVNLLSAWVSYVNNILTIKRLTGEGFLFTSEKK